The following DNA comes from Magnolia sinica isolate HGM2019 chromosome 18, MsV1, whole genome shotgun sequence.
GTGAGTTCTATAGCAATGGTATTCGCTTTGTGCCAGCCAGATCCATGGTCCAGTGATCCAGGACGTTGAAATGATGGTGCACAATGTGgatggtcccaaaaaaaaaaaaaaaaaatctctgctTGAAAGATCCAGTACATCAAATACTTGGTCTCTCTCGTGGGTGTAAAACATAGCTTTCTTAATCATCTATTTAATAGATACAAGTTTGTTGTGCGGATACCTTGGATTCTGTGAGTTTGAGAGATGAAGCAGGACTTTGTCCGTTGGACCAACCGAACTATGTTCAGTCCAACCTACAGAGTGCAGGATTTCTCAAGAGCAGACAAGAACTTTGTTGGTCCGAGTCAATCCAATGAACAGTGAGTTCGGTCCAACCGATGGTGAGTTCGGTTCGACCGACAATCATTGACTTTATTATGCGGTTTTACACAAGTTGGATTATTCAAGTCCTAATTCGATTAGGGCATTAAGGAGATGAGTGTTTTCTCTTATAAGGCAGTAGTTTTACAGGTTGAGAGGGTTTTCTATACTTGTAAGAACTTAAGAATGAATTTTCTCAAGGGATATGGGTTTTCCTAGGGGATGTGCATTGGACGGAGAGATCCGATTGATTCTCTAGTCAAAGAAATGGAGTAGTTTAACTCGAAGGTTTTAATTATGGTGGAGATCTCCGTTGCTTTGTGCTTTGATTTTTCTTGCAAATACttttcatgtaaaatcatgtgtttgtGACTATTTTATAGGTTATTTCTAATTTAATTGTTCTATTTTCTTTGAATGTGCTTCCGCAAAAGTGCATAATTGATAATAGTATTAGATTTGAATTTTTAATATATAGAGTTAATCCAAGCTTGTTGTGGGCTCAAAATTACAACACAGTTGAAAGGGTAAGATTATTCCATGTAAGATTTGTTGTTGCAAGGGCCATCTAGAATCTTGCTGGCCGTATCAGTGGCTAGGATTGCTAAATAGAACCTACAAACTTAAAACCTGAACTTGTAGAGATTGTCAAGCTGAGCATTATACCACCTTTCCTACTAGAACAGATGCCACTCACGCTGTGGCAACACATATGTTGCAAAGGAAGACGATTATACCACAGCACTTGCTTGTCTCTTGACTCCCGACTTTTTACTGAAATTACTGAAAATCTTTGGCCTTTTTCAGTAAATAAGTAACTTATAATTAATAATTAACTAAACTTATtttaaataagtagctttttaatTATTGAGGTCagtaaataatttatttatttatttttttttaaaagttactTTTGTAActgcatccaaacgggcccttaatgacTTAACCTAACTTAAGAGGATCCAACTTGCAACCCTACCTGTACCGAATTCCAATTGGCTTTaggttgacctgaacccaagttgcacccctagcTTTAATAAATCTTCATGGATCAGTCTTCAAATTAAAGACCATCATGAGCTTGGATGGGCTTAGGCTGGTATAACATTATGTGGGCTTGATATGGACTGAACTCATcctagcccaagcccagcccattaacacctcccaaaaaaaaaacctaactttTTTTATTAACTCTTTTGCAGCATTCTGTGAATTGAAGCAGTTGGAGCATTTGGATCTCTCCAACAACTCCATCGAAGGCAGTATTCCTCCCTGCTTGGGTAACATGAATTCCCTAAGAAGTCTCCTTCTGTCTCAAAACCAATTCCGAGGGAGAATTCCTTCCATTTTCAGGAACCTGACCGCAATCGAGGAGATTGATATCTCATATAACAATTTTGATGGGGTGCTTCCATTTTCCTTGTTTGCCAACCTCTCCAATCTCAGCTTCCTCAGCATTTCCAACAATAACCAATTAACGGTTGATACCGAGTTcccaatgtgggtcccatctttcCAACTCCATAGCCTGTACTTGTCAAATTGCAACCTCAACAAAGGTAGTGGCGGCGGCATCCCAACCTTTCTCTCTACCCAAAACTCCTTAATAACCTTGGATTTATCCCACAACTCACTTGTTGGGATGCTTCCATCCTGGCTATTCTACAATGCTACTTCATACCTGCGTCTAAGGGACAACAAATTAAGTGGTCCATTTCCATGGCCAAACCAGAACACAACTTCAAACCTCATCGAACTCGATATGTCAGTCAATCATGTCTCTGGACCACTTCTTGATAACATCAGCGCCCTTTTTCCTAGAATACGCCGTTTCAATGTTTCTACCAATGCTTTGCATGGCAGCATCCCCTCATCCTTTGCAGACAGAACTGATTTGGAAACCCTGGATATGTCCCACAACAAGTTATCAGGAGAAATACCACATGGCTTTATGAAAAATGGCACTTCATTGATCTACTTGAATCTGTCAAACAACACCTTAAAAGGGGAGATACTCCAAAGAGATTCCAATATGATGAATTTAAGATTCTTGCGACTTCATAGTAATGAATTCACTGGAACGGTCCAACCGAGCCTATCCAACAGTCCCAAATTACTACTATTGGACATTAGAAATAACCTCTTGTCAGGTGATATTTCAAACTGGTTGCCTATTCTTCCGAGCTTGGGCGCACTCCTCTTAAGCCAAAATCATTTCCAAGGCCAGGTACCAAAGCAATTGTGTCAAATGCAAAATCTCCAGTTCTTGGATCTCTCTGATAACAGACTATCAGGAGACATTCCCACTTGCTTCAAGAACATCACATtttggacgaaagaatcaaaaacTTCAAACTATGACAGGGGTAAGCGTTCAGGTTTTCAACAAACCGACGGGCTTATGGTCGATTTCACCACAAAAGGTAGATTGTACACTTATGAAGGTGTGCCCCGCTCATTGATGATTGGAATCGATTTGTCATCAAACCAATTAATGGGTAGCATTCCACCTGAAATAGGAGACTTGAAAGTAATACGATCACTCAACTTGTCTAATAACCTTCTAACGAACCCAATTCCGACAACGTTTCGAAACTTGGACAATTTGGAGAGTTTAGATCTTTCACATAACAAGCTGAGTGGGGAAATTCCTCCTGAGATCATTCGACTAAACTTTCTTTCTACTTTCAGTGTCGCATTCAATAATTTATCAGGAGAAATCCCATCAGGCCTTCAATTTCACACATTTGATGAAAGTAGCTATGTGGGCAATCCAGGTCTATGTGGGAAACCACTAGAAAGAAATTGCTCATCAAACATTCCAACAgagaaagaagaacaagaagaagaagaagaagaatctagATTTGTCGATGgtcatttctttttctatttgtttCTGGCTTGTTCATATGCTGTTGGATTTTGGGGTTTTATCGCCTTTCTTCTATGTAATGAGTCTTGGAGGCATACATTTTTCAGGACCATCAGTCGCTATATTGTGTACTGCTATGAATAGATTTTTGAGTCTTGACTCTGAAAAGTCGTTACCATTGATTAAATAAACATGAATATATATAGTTGCTTGTTACCCTCTCTAATAACCAACATTTCTTACTACTGTGTTTGCATTTTGAATTGAAAGGGGTGGCGTGGCATACTTCTTCTGGGTTGCCATATGGTAGAGACATCGATGCTAGGGTCCACATGGTGGacgatccagatccagatccaccTTTCCCCTAAATGCAAGTGGATTGTGCTAGTAGTGAAAGATGGGTTTGAACCCCCTCCCTCCCTTCATCAAAGTGTTGTCTTCAGAGGGATGGGCAGTCTACGGTGTGTCCCTTATGTtagatggtccaaatcaatgatATATCCAACCTTCTATTACAATCATATGGACAGTCCTTTATCCCACCCAtcgatcagatggctaggatcatcccatCAAAGTGACTTCTGAGAGGAACGGGCGATCACAGGTAGGTCCACATAGACAATCCAATGAATGAACCTTCTATAGTATAAtcaatatgggccatccactTTCTTTATCATAgatcgaatggttaggatcatgcaATCAAAATGACTTTTAAGAGCAAAGGACAATTAAAAGCGAGCccctcacatgatagatggtaCAGATCGATGATTATACCTTCTTTATTATAAACCAATGTGGACCATCCTTTTTCCTAGCTATTAatcgatggctaggatcatccaaacaAGTGACTTTTATGAGTAACGAGCAACCAAGGGTGGGCCCCTTAATCCAAATCAATGAATGAGCCATCTTTAATATAATCAATGTGTACCATTCATTTTCCTAACCAACTATCCAATGAAAGTGGCTTGGGAATTGGGATGACACACAATCAAGACAGTGGAAATCAACTGTCCAAATATAATAGAAGTGAGCCATCCATCTTCTTAGTTATTGACAGATGGATAGGATCACTGGATTAAATATGACATTTATGAGccatccacatgatggacaatccaaatcAATGATTAGACTTTTTCTATTGTAATTaatatagaccatccattttttgagtacTTGATCGGATGGTTGGACCATCCCATTAAACGAATGTTTTGAATGGAATGCAATCAAAGCTATGCCTAATACAATCTAGGACGTCACTAATTAGACCTTTTCTAGTAAAATAAATAGGCAACATCCATTTCTTATCCATTGATCAAATCATTAGGATATCTAATTAATCTTAAGAGTGATCAGCATTAAACGGTAGATAGAgaagatggacaacatagattcATGATAAGAACTTTTATAGCCAAATAAATATTGGCCATGCACTTCCCATCCATGGcaaaatggttaggatcatcaaattAGAGTAATTTTTTGGGAGGGTAGACAATAAAAAGTGGGCGCCACACAGCCAATGGTCCAGACCAGAGATGAGCTTTTCTAGTATAATCAAtatcaaccgtccattttttggTTTCATTTTTTGTCAAGTTATGGAACAGAAAAGCAACTTAAGAGGGGTGtctaatcaaaggtgggccttacatgataGATGGAACAAATCACTTATCAAACTTCTGCTAGCTATAATAATTATGTACCATCCATATCCTGTCCGATGATAGGATGGTCCAACCTATCATCAGATAACTAGTTGAATGTGTCCTTGATCATTCGTTGCCCGTGATTTTCAACAATAAATTTGGTTTAGTTGTTCGTCCATCTCAACAATCAATTTGGGTGATTTGAAGTATATGATTGAATTTCAAGTAAAAGGGCCGGGCCGTTCCAAATTGCTTGAATCAGTCCAATCATTAATTTGAATTGTCCATCATAATAGCCCCCCATTTGATTAACTTTTCCTCTAAATTGCGAAATTGTAATTTTTGCCCAGGATACCAGACATTCACAATGTTAAAaggttaataataataatatgatttAAGATAGGTCAGCCATGCAGTCAAtaaaacatttatttttatttttattttacgaCAAATATTTGTTAAATCAAGAATATGTTATATTtcgaataaataaaattaaaattatcaaAATTTTGCATGCTAAATGTACCCTTAGTTTTGTTTATTGGTTTAAATTCAATAAAAGTATATCTATTTTAATCCAGTTTTCTCATTGTGTTTAAGAGGAATGCTGGTTCCGGTCAACCTTTTATTTGGCTGCAACCATTAGGGATACATTGGGGATGGCCTATCACATGAAGGGGTTCACGACATAAAAATATCTGGTTACCACAAATATCCAGTAACAGATTTGTTATATAACAGGTTCGGTTCTGAATATGTTGCACCAAGATTACTCACTGAAGTTACAAACGGTCTCTCCTAATCCTTCCTACCATCACCACCATCCTCATCACCATTTAGGTTGTCATGTTTCATCAGCATGTGGGCAGTTCTGAAAATTATCCACAGAAGGATGATACCAATGGCCCATGATTCGATTCAAGTTCCAAGATCTGAATGCTTACAGTCTTCGAAGCTACACTTGTGACGGTTCTTGAGGAAGGGCAGTTGAACATCCAGAATCGATCATGGAAGTTGTGATTTGAGTATGAGATCAATGCCATATAGTATGTTGCTGACAAGCCGTCAAAAGAAGCTTCTATACCAAACAACCCTTGAAGCCTTTTCTCAACACAACTTCATCCAAATTCCTCCCTATGAATACAAGCTTGCTCATCCTTTTCTCATCAGGCCCCCATGGTTTGGCCGGGCAGCCATCGAGGGTGGAATGTACGCCCTGAAGGACCAAGGAAAAAATTATGAGATAGAAAACAGCTGTGCATCTGAGTCTATTTAACTTCCCTCACAATAATATATTCATATGAAAGAGCATGAGTGAGGGGAGCGAAAAGAGGACCTGAAAGACATAACGTTCATTGAAACCTTCTACAGACAAAACTCCCTTCATCCTGTACAAATCATCCCCTTTCTCATCGACCAGCCTCTCTAGCCAGTCATTAACCTGGTTAGCAAGCAAAAGATACACAATTAGTCGAAATTACCTAGTGGTGAGTTCAATAATACTCCATGACAAAACGAAATAAGAAAGAGGTGTTAGCTCCAGTGGTGACGGTAACATACAGTGGTAGCAAGCAGATGTGGGGACCACATGGTGTATGTATcctatccaacccgtccaaaatTCTGGTAGGCCACAGCACAGAGAACAAGGTCGGAAGGGACGCCTAGTCATGATTCTCACTGGGGGCCACCTGAGTTGCAGAACAGCCTAATTTTTGCCCTAAACTTACATCCATGGCAGATTAAGGGTCTGGACGGCCTCGATTCCATATAAACAGCATTGTGGGCCCCCCACACAAATCAAGGGTCCGTCGGAAGAGCCTGATTTTTATCCTAACCCTTTTATCCGTGGAAAATTAAAGgtctggacagtttggattccgTGTATAAACAACATTGTGGGCCCCCCATGCAAATCAAGGATGGGCATTCCCTTTCAACTTGTCCCATGTTCCGTGGCTGATGGTATAACGGAAGGCAACGTGTCTGATGGACGTCTTGGATGTCGTGAATAATCACATGGACTCCTAGTTTACAGTTGTACCGGTACCACTGGACTGCAGCCCAATAAGAAAAAGGAAGGACATGTAGCTGCTGACCCAGAGACAAGTGATTTGATTTAATGATGTAGAGAGATTCTATACCCAATCATAGTTATTGCCAAGATAAGTATTTTCATTGTTAGTGGCGTTGGAGTCTGGTAAGGGAGAAAAGACAGGTCTATCAACATCTGGAAGCAGTTACGGAACCCCTAACACCACTCAAGTAGTTGCCAAACAATTTGTGACACTAATGTTTGTAATATTGCTTAATTCTGTTTTACAAGCATTTTAAACAAATGGGCTAGGTAGTTTTGAGATGGGAAAGACAGGGCACTGCTACCATTCTTCCTTTATGGGCTCTCGTCAAACAATGAACAACTATTGAAGAGGCAGGAACAACTGCTTCAGTTGAATCTCCGAGAATTATTAATCAGTGGATTCCAATATAGAACAAGCAGGGGGGAACTTTGGATCGATTCCCACCCTCCAACAATGCGAGATAGACTTCTCCAGGAACATCACACTTCTGCAACCTCCTCTGACTTTCATTTTTTAATAGAACCCTTTCATGTGAAACAGAAAAAAGATGCTGAGTACTACTTGTTCTTGGCCTCATTCAATTTTTCACTGAAGAATGCCACACGCCTGCCTCCCTTACTCAACATTGCACCAATTGTCATCCCCGATATGAACCATTTGACTTTGAATGCCTCATCAAATTCTGGCATCTTTAGAACAGGAGAAGGCGAAGGAGTTCTTCCGTCTCCTCCTAGGACTTCCAACACAGCGAGGCGCGGCTGCACTTAGTAAAAGATTATGGTGCATATGGATGCCCAGTTGAACTAAATTGCCAAAATCCAATCCAATATGGATAGAATTGAGCAAAGTGACGGTCACGAGTTTTTAGTAATTACAACCAAAGCCCTAATTGCAATCCTCTACATTTGAAGTTGGACCTGAAATTACCATGGTTTCAGTTTGGAGGCATACAAATATCACCAAAAAAGGAATGTAGGCTGCACACCAATTCTTCTCTTTGTACTGGGCAATCTCAGCCCCTTCTATACatagaaatttctttctttttcttaataACAGTGTCAGGCATAAGATCAGAGTGACTCATTGGCATagataaaatagaagaaaagaaatgCTCTTGATGAGAAAAGGGGGGGGGTAGGAGAAGAAATGAAATAGAAGATAACCTCGTCCAGATCCAGAGTACCCTCAGAAACTATGCTGACACTGGAGACAGCAGAATCATGTACATGGTCATGATGATGGTGTCCTTCATGGTGTTCTGGTGTAAGAAAATTCCAGAATCATGTACAGTTTAttgttataaaaataataataataaaaataaaatcacagaTGGCTCGTTTTTTAATCAATTTAATGCCCTTACTTTTATGGATTATAACACCGCTTTATGCTAAAAGAAAGGCATTATTTTCCTATTTTGCCTGAAGTTTTCAATTTTCCACTTTTGCTGTTTCATAATGGCCATTACCATTATAATTTATACCATGATCACACAGCCAG
Coding sequences within:
- the LOC131232560 gene encoding receptor-like protein 56 gives rise to the protein MAALNLDNFLVLFVCVSWWFFGCEACLEKERVALLQIKDSINHPNGSALSGWARDDCCRWESIECNPSTSHVVQINIFDTRDEGLGTWYPNVSLFMQFEELKQVRLGGNQIGGRNLLQAFCELKQLEHLDLSNNSIEGSIPPCLGNMNSLRSLLLSQNQFRGRIPSIFRNLTAIEEIDISYNNFDGVLPFSLFANLSNLSFLSISNNNQLTVDTEFPMWVPSFQLHSLYLSNCNLNKGSGGGIPTFLSTQNSLITLDLSHNSLVGMLPSWLFYNATSYLRLRDNKLSGPFPWPNQNTTSNLIELDMSVNHVSGPLLDNISALFPRIRRFNVSTNALHGSIPSSFADRTDLETLDMSHNKLSGEIPHGFMKNGTSLIYLNLSNNTLKGEILQRDSNMMNLRFLRLHSNEFTGTVQPSLSNSPKLLLLDIRNNLLSGDISNWLPILPSLGALLLSQNHFQGQVPKQLCQMQNLQFLDLSDNRLSGDIPTCFKNITFWTKESKTSNYDRGKRSGFQQTDGLMVDFTTKGRLYTYEGVPRSLMIGIDLSSNQLMGSIPPEIGDLKVIRSLNLSNNLLTNPIPTTFRNLDNLESLDLSHNKLSGEIPPEIIRLNFLSTFSVAFNNLSGEIPSGLQFHTFDESSYVGNPGLCGKPLERNCSSNIPTEKEEQEEEEEESRFVDGHFFFYLFLACSYAVGFWGFIAFLLCNESWRHTFFRTISRYIVYCYE